The window GTGCCCAGGGACGCAAGCGTCGAGGTCTCGGTCAGCGACACCGGCATCGGCATCGCGCCGGAGGATCAAGAGAAGGTCTTCGAGGAATTCCGTCAGGTCGGGACGGCGGACAAGAAGGCGGAGGGTACCGGGCTGGGGCTGGCCCTCTCCCGCATGGCGGGCGTATCTGGGTCACGAGCGAGACCGGACGCGGCTCGACCTTCACGTTCACCCTGCCAGTGCGCCGCGAGGGCTGAGCGGTCAGCGGGGTCGCGACGCGGCGGCGAGGGCCAGCCTCACGCTCCTCCCATATATGGCTCGAGGGCCGCCCGCACCCTGGCCCGGGCCCGGTGCAGCAGCACCCGCCCATTGGTCTCCCGAATACCCAGCGCATGGCACACCTCCTCGGTCGAGCAGCCCTCGACGTCCCGAAGGGTCAACACGATCCGCTGATTCGTCGGGAGCGCGTCGATCGCCTTCTGGAGCCGTTCGCGCGCCTCCCGAGAGAGGAGTCGACCCTCCGGGGAGGTTCCGAGGTCGCGAGGAGGAGTTGCCCATTGGCGGGGCGCGGTCGGGTGGTCCGCACGGAGGAAGCGCTCCGGGCTGACTGCGGCCTTGGGCCCACCGACGCCATTGACACCGATGCCGGAGAATGGCACCGTTCGCCCTTCGCGTAGCGCACGTGTCTTGGCATGGTTGATGAGGATGCGAACGATCCAGGTCTTGAGTGACGAGCGGCCCTCGAAGGCGCAGATGCCCTCCATCACCGCCACCCAAGTTTCCTGCACCACCTCATCCGCGACGGCGCGATTCGAGACGTAGCGGCAAGCCATGCGGCGGAGGCTCGCGTGGTAGTGGTCGACGAGGCGGTCGAACGCGTCCTCATCACGGTGGCGCAGCGCCTCGATCAGGCTGTACTCGGCGTACGCAGCAGTGCTTCCGGCTCCGCAGGCGCTCCCTCCACTGCTCATCCTGGCCCCCGACGTAACGAACCGGCCCACCCGCGAGACCAAAGCACCGTGAAGCGGGATCGAGACTCCACTGGATCCGGGATCAAAGATACTCCGGAGAAAGGATGGCGCAGCATGCAGATCGTCGTGATTGGCGGTACCGGACTCGTCGGATCAAAGCTCGTAACAAAGCTGCGTGAGCAAAAACATGAGGCCGTCGCGGCGTCCCCGAATTCAGGGGTCAACACCCTGACCGGCGAAGGACTTGCCGACGTGCTAAAGGGGGCCCAGGTCGTCGTCGACGTCTCGAATTCCCCGTCCTTCGAGGAAACGGCCGCGACGGCGTTCTTCAAGACGTCCAATCGGAACCTCCTCGCCGCCGAGGCCACCGCAGGCGTGCGACATCACGTCGCACTGTCGGTGGTTGGAACGGACCGTCTCTCCAAGCTCGGCGGCATGGGAGGCTACTTCCGAGCGAAGCTCGCTCAGGAGAAGCTCATCGAGGCCTCCTCGATCCCCTACTCGATCGTCCACGCGACGCAGTTCTTCGAGTTCGTCAAGAGCATCGCCGACGACGCCACCCAGGGCAACCGAGTTCGCCTGACCCCCGTACTCATCCAGCCCATGGCCGCTGACGACGTCGCCGCTGCGGTTGCCCGAGTCGCCACGGGATCGCCCGTGAATGGCATAGTTGAAGTCGGGGGCCCCGAACAGTTCCGTCTCGACGACCTCATTCGCCAGGCCCTCAGCGCCCGCAACGATCCGCGCGAGGTCATCACGGATCCGCAGGCACCCTACTTTGGCATGGCGCTGGGCGAGCGCACGCTCGTTGCGAACGATGGCGCTCGCCTCGGCGAAACGCGCTTCAAGGACTGGCTCGAGCGGTCAGCACGGCAAACCCCGCCTACGACACGATAGCGGGCGGCGGGAGAAGAGACATGAGTCAGAGTAAGGAGGGACGCAAATGAGCACGGTGACGGCGAAGGACGGTACGACGATCTACTACAAGGACTGGGGTCCCAAGACCGCGCAGCCGCTCGTCTTCCATCATGGATGGCCACTCAGCGCCGACGACTGGGACACGCAGATGCTCTACTTCCTGGAGCAGGGGTATCGCGTCATCGCGCACGACCGCCGCGGTCATGGCCGCTCCACCCAGGTCAGTGATGGCCACGACATGGACCACTACGCTTCGGACGCCGCGGCGGTGGTCACGCAGCTCGATCTACACGACGCCATTCACATTAGCCACTCGACCGGCGGCGGCGAAGCGACGCGCTATGTCGCCCGCCACGGCAAGGGCCGCGTCGCCAAGCTCGTGCTGATCGGCGCCGTACCGCCCGTCATGGTGAAGACCGCCGCGAATCCGGGCGGCTTGCCAATGGCGGTATTTGACGGTCTCCGGCAACAGCTGGCCGCCAACCGCGCGGAGTTCTATTGGGGTTTCGCGCGCGGCCCCTTCTACAGCTACAACCGGCAGGGCGCGAAGGTGTCCGAGGCCGTGGTCGAGAACTGGTGGCGCCAGGGCATGATGGGCGGTGCGAAGGCGCACTACGACGGCATCCGGGCGTTCTCGGAGACCGACTTTACTGAGGATCTGAAGATCATCGACGTGCCGACGCTCGTCATGCACGGCGACGATGACCAGATCGTCCCGATCGCCGACTCCGCGCTGCTCTCCGTGAAGCTTCTCAAGAAGGGCACGCTCAAGGTCTATGAGAAGTTCCCGCATGGGATGTGCACGAC of the Candidatus Methylomirabilota bacterium genome contains:
- a CDS encoding SDR family oxidoreductase, with product MQIVVIGGTGLVGSKLVTKLREQKHEAVAASPNSGVNTLTGEGLADVLKGAQVVVDVSNSPSFEETAATAFFKTSNRNLLAAEATAGVRHHVALSVVGTDRLSKLGGMGGYFRAKLAQEKLIEASSIPYSIVHATQFFEFVKSIADDATQGNRVRLTPVLIQPMAADDVAAAVARVATGSPVNGIVEVGGPEQFRLDDLIRQALSARNDPREVITDPQAPYFGMALGERTLVANDGARLGETRFKDWLERSARQTPPTTR
- a CDS encoding alpha/beta hydrolase, whose protein sequence is MSTVTAKDGTTIYYKDWGPKTAQPLVFHHGWPLSADDWDTQMLYFLEQGYRVIAHDRRGHGRSTQVSDGHDMDHYASDAAAVVTQLDLHDAIHISHSTGGGEATRYVARHGKGRVAKLVLIGAVPPVMVKTAANPGGLPMAVFDGLRQQLAANRAEFYWGFARGPFYSYNRQGAKVSEAVVENWWRQGMMGGAKAHYDGIRAFSETDFTEDLKIIDVPTLVMHGDDDQIVPIADSALLSVKLLKKGTLKVYEKFPHGMCTTHADVVNPDLLAFIKG